The following are encoded in a window of Magnolia sinica isolate HGM2019 chromosome 11, MsV1, whole genome shotgun sequence genomic DNA:
- the LOC131218475 gene encoding glucan endo-1,3-beta-glucosidase 4 codes for MSSVLIRILLSVYLVIMIPQKSGAQLMPEWCVADEQTPDDKLQIALDWACGKGGADCTKIQLHQPCYLPNTVRDHASYAFNSYWQKFKNKGGSCYFSAAAMVTDLDPSHGSCKYEYLP; via the exons atgTCATCTGTTCTAATAAGGATTTTGCTTTCTGTTTATCTTGTTATAATGATTCCACAGAAATCAG GTGCGCAATTGATGCCGGAATGGTGCGTAGCTGATGAACAGACCCCAGATGACAAACTACAGATAGCTCTTGACTGGGCATGTGGGAAAGGTGGAGCTGATTGTACCAAAATCCAATTACATCAGCCCTGCTATCTACCCAATACAGTGAGGGACCATGCATCCTACGCGTTCAACAGCTACTGGCAGAAATTCAAGAACAAAGGGGGCTCTTGCTATTTCAGTGCTGCTGCTATGGTCACTGATCTGGACCCAA GTCACGGATCATGCAAATACGAGTATCTTCCCTGA
- the LOC131219499 gene encoding OBERON-like protein: protein MGTSSGANFQQQPPTKLLPPRQQPRPSGLQTSLSLISSDARGSPDTQEPGSNSEHVRESPSESASSQETWPMENNRPEPIKAKKLEKEKEEGESYCPEQSVIRRVSSAEKITLHDVARERVEIISERIRTQPEELVEGLKSELRVILEGTGGSQNREEFLLLQRYVQCRTDLTAKSLIRAHRVQLEILVAINTGIQAFLHPNISLPQTSLIEVFLYKRCRNIACQSQLPADDCSCNICAKRNGFCNLCMCVLCNKFDFEVNTCRWIGCDLCSHWTHTDCAIRAGQIGMGSSSKSGVSTSEMLFRCQACNRTSELLGWVKDVFQHCAPGWNQEALMREVDFVSKIFRGSEDSRGRKLFWKCEDLMEKMKSGVPEPTVCKMMLLFFQELEMDPTKNPEGEESGRMIAPQEACNRIAEVVQEAVRKMEMVAEEKMRMFKKARLALEACDRELEDKTREVVELKSERQRKKQQIDELESIVRLKQAEADMFQLKANEARREAERLQRIALAKSDKSEEEYASRYLKLRLNEAEAEKQYLFEKIKLQENSRATAQASGPGGDQSQMMMLCKIQDLLKNVYNVPPKLDGQSSDHHPSVP from the exons ATGGGAACCTCTTCTGGAGCAAACTTCCAACAGCAACCACCTACAAAATTGCTTCCTCCACGTCAGCAACCTAGACCTTCAGGGCTGCAAACATCCCTATCCCTAATTTCCTCTGATGCTCGTGGCTCTCCCGATACTCAGGAACCTGGTTCAAATTCTGAGCATGTGCGTGAGTCCCCATCTGAGAGTGCTAGCTCGCAAGAAACCTGGCCAATGGAAAACAACCGTCCTGAACCTATCAAAGCAAAGAAGttggagaaggagaaagaagaaggagaaagttaTTGCCCTGAGCAGTCTGTTATTCGCCGGGTTTCCAGCGCAGAAAAGATCACTCTTCATGATGTAGCTAGAGAAAGGGTCGAGATAATTTCTGAGCGCATCCGTACCCAGCCGGAAGAGCTTGTAGAAGGGCTTAAAAGTGAGCTTCGGGTAATTCTCGAAGGAACAGGTGGCTCTCAGAATAGAGAGGAGTTTTTACTTCTGCAGAGGTATGTTCAGTGTAGAACTGATTTGACAGCCAAATCGCTAATTAGAGCGCACCGAGTACAGCTGGAGATTCTTGTCGCAATAAACACGGGAATCCAGGCATTTTTGCATCCAAATATCAGCCTCCCCCAGACTTCCCTCATAGAAGTGTTTCTTTACAAACGGTGCAGAAATATAGCATGTCAAAGCCAGCTTCCTGCTGATGACTGCAGCTGCAATATATGCGCTAAACGAAATGGCTTCTGCAACCTTTGCATGTGTGTACTTTGTAATAAATTCGATTTTGAGGTAAACACATGCCGCTGGATCGGATGTGATTTGTGTTCTCATTGGACTCACACGGATTGCGCAATTCGTGCTGGGCAAATTGGAATGGGTTCGAGCTCTAAGAGTGGAGTCAGTACTTCTGAGATGCTTTTCAGATGCCAGGCCTGCAATAGGACCTCCGAGTTGTTGGGTTGGGTTAAAGATGTGTTTCAACACTGCGCACCAGGCTGGAACCAGGAGGCCCTGATGAGGGAAGTCGATTTTGTTAGTAAGATTTTCCGTGGAAGTGAGGATTCCAGAGGGAGGAAACTTTTTTGGAAGTGTGAAGATCTCATGGAGAAGATGAAGAGTGGAGTCCCAGAGCCTACAGTTTGCAAAATGATGCTGCTGTTTTTCCAAG AACTCGAGATGGACCCCACGAAGAACCCTGAAGGTGAGGAAAGTGGCCGGATGATTGCCCCACAGGAGGCATGCAACCGGATTGCAGAGGTGGTGCAGGAGGCCGTGAGGAAGATGGAGATGGTGGCCGAGGAGAAGATGCGCATGTTCAAGAAGGCCCGCCTTGCGCTCGAGGCCTGCGACCGTGAGCTCGAGGACAAGACCCGggaggtggtggagctgaagagTGAGCGGCAGCGGAAGAAGCAGCAGATCGACGAGCTGGAGAGCATCGTCCGGCTCAAGCAGGCTGAGGCCGACATGTTCCAGCTCAAGGCCAACGAGGCAAGGCGGGAGGCCGAGCGCCTACAGAGAATTGCCCTCGCCAAGTCCGACAAGTCAGAGGAGGAGTATGCCAGCAGGTACCTGAAGCTCCGGCTGAATGAGGCTGAGGCTGAGAAGCAGTACTTGTTTGAGAAGATCAAGCTTCAGGAAAACTCACGGGCCACTGCACAGGCCAGCGGGCCCGGTGGGGACCAATCACAGATGATGATGCTGTGCAAGATCCAGGACTTGCTAAAGAATGTGTACAATGTGCCTCCAAAGTTGGATGGGCAGTCGAGCGACCACCACCCTTCAGTGCCATGA
- the LOC131218211 gene encoding UPF0481 protein At3g47200-like, translating to MMFLDGCFVLHFIEKINEEAETILEISNDLIPLIIRDMFLMENQIPFEVLDKLVNLRWGSSRVGKKKILDFIGQKVLIPMGFRRANYFLMLNWWCGALNDREHDSLLHLLDVLRIILLDFPPSNEVRKQSNRPRNFGSVMELKEIGIRFEKRRMESLMDISFEEHLLFPRLLLPTMFINDTTISLLLNLTAFEAFSYSGCGVTSYIRFMDSLINHEADVEMLRSKGILDHSLGSDDEVARLFNTWPADVMNDLELYSDISGQILKHRDRRVNISIARWWDKYFGNPWTAISFVAAVLLLFFTAVQTYFAAFSGR from the coding sequence ATGATGTTCTTGGATGGTTGCTTCGTTTTACATTTCATCGAAAAGATTAATGAGGAAGCAGAAACCATATTAGAGATAAGCAATGACCTCATTCCTCTCATTATTCGGGACATGTTCTTGATGGAAAACCAGATCCCATTCGAAGTCCTTGATAAATTGGTGAACTTGAGATGGGGCTCTAGCAGGGtgggaaaaaaaaagatcttGGATTTCATCGGACAGAAAGTCCTCATTCCCATGGGGTTTCGGCGGGCGAATTATTTTCTGATGTTGAATTGGTGGTGCGGAGCACTTAATGACAGAGAACATGATAGCCTTCTTCACCTCCTCGACGTTCTCCGGATCATTTTGCTGGACTTCCCTCCCTCGAATGAGGTAAGAAAGCAAAGCAACAGACCGCGTAACTTCGGCTCCGTTATGGAACTCAAGGAGATCGGGATCAGATTCGAGAAGAGACGCATGGAATCTTTGATGGACATAAGTTTCGAGGAACACTTATTGTTCCCACGACTGTTGCTTCCGACAATGTTCATCAACGATACAACCATATCTCTGCTGCTGAACTTGACCGCCTTCGAGGCGTTCTCATATTCCGGATGTGGTGTTACCTCCTACATTCGCTTCATGGATTCTCTCATCAACCATGAGGCAGACGTGGAGATGCTCCGGTCCAAGGGCATACTCGACCATTCCCTCGGCAGTGACGACGAGGTGGCGCGTCTATTCAACACGTGGCCGGCCGATGTGATGAACGATCTCGAACTGTACAGCGATATCAGTGGCCAAATCCTCAAGCACCGTGATAGGAGAGTGAATATATCCATAGCTAGATGGTGGGACAAATATTTCGGGAACCCATGGACTGCCATCTCTTTCGTAGCTGCagttctccttctcttcttcacAGCCGTTCAGACCTACTTTGCCGCTTTCTCTGGACGTTAA